In one window of Microplitis demolitor isolate Queensland-Clemson2020A chromosome 4, iyMicDemo2.1a, whole genome shotgun sequence DNA:
- the LOC103572547 gene encoding probable G-protein coupled receptor No18, protein MNGSGESGGTMSSDDYTESCTSSEEDTGANLPSWEAAAASLTLGFLVLATVLGNALVILSVFTYRPLRIVQNFFIVSLAVADLAVAILVMPFNVAYLLLGKWIFGIHLCKLWLTCDVLCCTASILNLCAIALDRYWAITDPINYAQKRTLKRVLGTIAGVWILSGAISSPPLAGWNDWPEEIEPGTPCQLTQRQGYVIYSSLGSFFIPLLLMSLVYLEIFLATRRRLRERARQSRFGIVSSTRNRGGAGGNAGAGGNGGGGGPGGSHDPDDAEESVSSETNHNERTITTRVHGKPSLVVVEDDAATEVTLNPTPSRIGKRSGNSEKNNQTPTVTTTNPNATTTTTTTTTVYQFIEERQRISLSKERRAARTLGVIMGVFVVCWLPFFLMYVIVPFCPACCPSDRMVYFITWLGYINSALNPLIYTIFNLDYRRAFRRLLHLG, encoded by the coding sequence atGAATGGAAGTGGTGAATCTGGCGGGACAATGTCCAGCGATGATTATACTGAAAGTTGTACAAGCAGTGAAGAAGATACTGGTGCTAATTTACCATCATGGGaagcagcagcagcatcaTTAACTCTTGGTTTTTTAGTATTAGCAACAGTATTAGGGAATGCCTTAGTAATATTGTCAGTGTTTACATACCGGCCATTACGtatagttcaaaatttttttatagtatcaCTGGCAGTTGCTGATTTGGCAGTAGCAATATTGGTAATGCCATTTAATGttgcatatttattattgggTAAATGGATATTTGGTAttcatttatgtaaattatggTTAACATGTGATGTATTGTGTTGTACAGCAAGTATACTTAATTTGTGTGCCATAGCCCTTGATCGTTATTGGGCAATAACAGATCCAATAAATTACGCACAAAAACGTACATTAAAACGTGTATTAGGAACAATTGCCGGTGTATGGATATTATCTGGTGCAATAAGTTCACCACCATTGGCCGGTTGGAATGATTGGCCTGAAGAAATAGAACCCGGTACACCATGTCAATTGACCCAACGTCAGggttatgttatttattcatcattaggTTCCTTTTTTATTCCCCTGTTGCTAATGAGTCTCgtttatttagaaatatttttagcaaCACGTCGACGTTTACGTGAACGTGCACGTCAAAGTCGTTTTGGTATTGTTTCATCAACGCGTAATCGTGGTGGCGCTGGTGGTAATGCTGGAGCTGGTGGTAATGGTGGTGGGGGTGGTCCTGGTGGCAGTCATGATCCAGATGACGCTGAAGAATCTGTTAGTAGTGAAACAAATCACAATGAACGTACTATTACAACACGTGTACATGGTAAACCAAGTTTAGTTGTTGTTGAAGATGATGCTGCTACTGAAGTAACACTAAATCCAACTCCATCACGAATTGGTAAACGTTCGggtaatagtgaaaaaaataatcaaactcCAACAGTTACTACAACAAATCCAAATGCAACAACTACAACTACAACCACAACAACggtttatcaatttattgaaGAACGTCAGAGAATTTCGTTATCTAAAGAACGACGTGCTGCACGTACACTTGGTGTTATAATGGGTGTTTTTGTTGTATGTTGGTTACCATTTTTCCTTATGTATGTTATTGTACCATTTTGTCCGGCATGTTGCCCATCTGACCGTatggtttattttataacgtGGCTTGGTTACATTAATAGCGCACTTAATCCACTTAtttatacaatatttaatCTTGATTATAGACGGGCATTTCGTCGACTATTACATCTCGGCTGA
- the LOC103572579 gene encoding ionotropic receptor 25a: protein MGIKDKDKTVLGNIIVVQINGSDPKGSLDKVCAAWDPAVRDGGPGVPDLVLDTTRSGFGAEAINSFTASIGVPTFSSQFGQKNDLRPWNDVTPDQKNYLVQIMPPADLIPDAIRQLCSEMNITNAAIIFDTDFVMDHKYKSLLLNIPTRHVIVQSKINTNEILNQLQRLRDLDIVNFFILGEEITLKSYLDAAEIKNFTGHKYGWYALTMNENLDLKCECRNISVVFFKPILTTSNQQHLSTLTTQGLLPSPWLASAFYYDFVRVGVEAIRSVIKNNKWPNEPYHITCDEFNGTNTPIRNLNLLSHLREATKNGFEPTFAGFSWGKSNGEHHAQFDMRIQMVVIENGNIVSADDLGTWKADIESPLNLTDTDSKVAKHTAVTSFRIVTVRIAPFVDINATGHWEGYCIDLINEVQKIMNFEYEIYESPDDKFGTMDEDGNWDGMIKELIDKRADIALGTLSVMAERENVVDFTVPYYDLVGISILMKKKKEETSLFNFLTVLNQTVWLCILGAYFFTSLLMWIFDRWSPYSYQNNKEKYKDDEEKRIFHLKECLWFCMTSLTPQGGGEAPKNLSGRLVAATWWLFGFIIIASYTANLAAYLTVARLEQPIESLDDLSKQYKVQYSPINPSEAYTYFKRMADIEERFYEIWKDMSLNDSMSEIERAKLAVWDYPVSDKFTKMFQQMQEAGFPKNRAEAIGRVRKEIPKYNNTDFAFIGDATEIRYLEMTTCDLIMIGDEFSRKPYAMAVQQGSPLKDQLNNAILKLLNQRKLETFKSKWWSRNPYRVDCTKKDSQSDGISIQNIGGAFIVIFVGILLACCTLAFEYWYYRYRPRAQAKKLKKLNSKNGGGNKISSQRIKPTRFNLKPARKAFEDSGTEFRARF from the exons atggGTATAAAAGACAAAGACAAAACGGTATTGGGTAACATAATTGTTGTCCAAATAAATGGATCCGATCCCAAAGGAAGTTTAGACAAAGTTTGTGCTGCATGGGATCCAGCGGTTCGTGATGGTGGTCCAGGTGTACCAGATTTAGTTCTTGATACAACACGCAGTGGTTTTGGTGCCGAAGCAATTAATTCCTTTACAGCTTCTATTGGAGTTCCAACTTTTTCTTCACAATTTggtcaaaaaaatgatttaagaCCCTGGAATGATGTAACAcctgatcaaaaaaattatcttgttcAAATAATGCCACCCGCTGATCTAATTCCTGATGCAATTCGTCAACTCTGTTCCGAAATGAATATCACAAATGCTGCAATTATTTTCGACACAGATTTCGTTATggatcataaatataaaagtctTCTTCTTAATATTCCAACCCGACACGTTATTGTTCagtctaaaataaataccaatgaaattttaaatcaattacagCGATTACGTGATCTTGATattgttaacttttttattttgggtgaagaaataacattaaaaagtTACTTGGATGCTgccgaaattaaaaattttacgggACATAAATATGGTTGGTATGCATTGACgatgaatgaaaatttagatttaaaatgtGAATGCCGAAATATATctgttgtattttttaaaccaatttTAACAACATCGAATCAACAACATTTGAGTACTCTAACAACCCAAGGTCTATTACCATCACCCTGGTTAGCATCTGCTTTTTACTATGACTTTGTACGCGTCGGAGTTGAAGCAATCAGatcagttattaaaaataataaatggccAAATGAACCCTATCATATAACTTGTGATGAATTTAATGGAACAAATACACCAatacgtaatttaaatttactatcaCATTTACGGGAAGCTACAAAAAATGGATTTGAACCGACATTTGCTGGATTTAGTTGGGGTAAAAGTAACGGTGAACATCATGCTCAATTTGATATGCGTATACAAATGGTAGTTATTGAAAATGGTAATATTGTATCGGCTGATGATTTGGGCACCTGGAAAGCAGATATTGAATCACCTTTAAAC CTTACAGACACTGATTCAAAAGTTGCAAAACACACGGCAGTAACAAGTTTTCGTATTGTAACGGTACGTATTGCACcatttgttgatattaatgcAACAGGACATTGGGAAGGTTATTGTATCGATTTGATAAATgaagttcaaaaaataatgaattttgaatacGAAATATATGAATCACCTGATGATAAATTTGGAACGATGGATGAAGATGGTAATTGGGACGGGATGATTAAGGAATTAATAGACAAACGTGCTGATATTGCATTGGGTACATTATCTGTTATGGCTGAACGGGAAAATGTTGTTGATTTTACTGTACCATATTATGATCTTGTTGGTATATCAATtcttatgaagaaaaaaaaagaagaaacgtcgttatttaattttttgacggTATTAAATCAAACAGTGTGGTTGTGTATATTAGGGGCATATTTCTTTACAAGTTTGCTAATGTGGATTTTTGATCGTTGGTCACCGTATAGTTATcaaaataacaaagaaaaatataaagatgatgaagaaaaaCGTATATTCCATTTAAAAGAGTGCTTGTGGTTTTGCATGACATCACTGACACCTCAAGGCGGGGGTGAAGCACCGAAAAATCTTTCCGGACGATTAGTTGCTGCTACCTGGTGGCTATTTGGATTTATCATTATTGCATCATACACAGCTAATTTAGCGGCTTATTTGACTGTTGCACGATTAGAGCAACCTATTGAATCACTTGATGATTTGAGTAAACAGTATAAAGTACAGTATAGTCCGATAAATCCGTCTGAAGCCTACACTTATTTCAAACGAATGGCTGATATTGAGGAAAGATTTTATga aATATGGAAAGATATGAGTTTAAATGACAGTATGTCAGAAATAGAACGTGCTAAGTTAGCGGTTTGGGATTATCCAGTAAgtgataaatttacaaaaatgtttcaaCAAATGCAAGAAGCCGGATTTCCTAAAAATCGAGCAGAAGCTATTGGACGTGTTCGTAAAGAAATtccaaaatataataacactgATTTTGCATTTATCGGTGATGCCACTGAAATACGTTATTTAGAAATGACAACATgtgatttaattatgattgGGGATGAATTTTCACGTAAACCATATGCTATGGCTGTGCAGCAAGGATCACCCTTGAAAGATCAACTAAATAAtgc gATATTGAAACTACTTAATCAACGTAAGCTGGAAACATTTAAGAGTAAATGGTGGAGCAGGAACCCATACAGAGTTGATTGCACGAAAAAGGATAGTCAAAGTGATGGTAtaagtattcaaaatatagGAGGAgcttttattgttatatttgtCGGTATTTTACTTGCTTGTTGTACTTTAGCTTTCGAGTACTGGTACTATCGTTACAGACCACGTGCTCAAgctaaaaaacttaaaaagttaaatagtaaaaatggTGGTGGCAATAAAATATCATCACAGCGTATTAAGCCAACGAGATTTAATCTAAAACCAGCTCGTAAAGCTTTTGAAGATTCAGGAACTGAATTTCGTGCGaggttttaa